The stretch of DNA cttcaccttgggcctccccctgcgcctagggttggaaaccctaggggtgggggcaccacccttgccttggggggcaagccacccccttggccgccgcccccctaggagattggatctcctagggtcggcgccccccctagggaccctatatatagtggggggaagggagggcagccgcaccccaagcttctggcctctccctctccctcccgtgacactcctatgtctccctgcgcttggtgaagccctgccgagatcaccgttgcttccaccaccacgccgtcgtgctgctggatcttcatcaacctctccttcccccttgctggatcaagttggaggagacgtcttcccaaccgtacgtgtgttgaacgcggaggtgtcgtccgttcgacacttggtcatcggtgatttggatcacgacgagtacgactccatcaaccccgttctcttgaacgcttccgcgcacgatctacaagggtatgtagatgcactcctctctccctcgttgctagatgactccatagattgatcttggtgatgcgtagaaaattttataattctgctacgttccccaacagctggAACCAAAGGTGTGATTTTGCGGCGGCGACGGGGAAGTCTTGATTTGTTGTAACCGGCAACCCGCAAAGCTTCCACCGGCAAGCTATTTTGCTACAACGGTGTTGCGAGAGGAAGACGGTGCCCCTACAACGGTTGTCTGTTTTTTGCTATAACCGGCTACATGCGATGCTGGAACCTGCGACGAGTTGAGCTGCATCCATGGTGAAAAATGCTACGACCATCATCTGTTTTTGCTGGAACCATAGAGAGCGGGGGTGCGAGGGACTGGCGTCATGAGGACAGCCACCGACGGTACTTCGAGATCGGCGAGCTCGACGCAGGGTCCGCGGGAGGAGCTCAGTGCGGGGAGGGGGCGTATAGTTGATCCCGTGCGAGAGGAAGGAAAGATGTGGCGAAGGTCGAAAATTGGGACGGCCGGCTAGCGCCTAGCACTACCCAAAAGAAAGTTCCTCTTtgtcttgttcttcttcttcttttcttacCCCTTCGACCACAAACATGCGGCCTGAGGTTGGAGCTCGACCACGCCCGGCCCTGGGAGCTCCTATGTAGCGCTGCAGGCGCCCGTTAACGATCCGGCGCCTGCAGCGCTGCTAGCATGGGCCTGCCCACTAGCGTGTTGCCCTagtttgttttttgttttttacaaaaataaaattatgaaataaaaaaGGTTTACAGATTTAAAGAAAAAAGGTTCACccatttgaaaaaaagttcatatctttaaaaaaggttcatcaattttgaaaaaagttcatcaaatttagcaAAAGTTCATtaattttaaaaaaaagttcattatatttgcaaaatttcatataaattcaaaaaaaaagttCATGTATTTTTAGAAAAAATTCATTGAACTAAAAAAAAGTTCATAAATCTAAATAAAGTTCATACATTTTCAAAAAAATATGTTCAtcaaatttcaaaaaagttcattgatATTCAAAAAAGTTCGTCAATCTGAAAAAAAACTGTTGaaatttttaaaaagttcatcgatATTCAAAAATTTCATAGAATTTTCACAAACGAAAATGTCAACCGGCGCctagatgggccggcccatttacgGACGCTGCAGGCGCCAGTTAACAAAAACGCACGTTAACTGGCGCCTATGGCGCCAAATAGGAGATGCCCCCGGCCCTGGCAACTCCAGGCTGGCTCTGAGGCAGGCGCAGTGGCCGAGCCAGTTTTAGAGGAATGGGTGTacataagggcatctccagccgcacCCCAGGAAGGCCTTCCCAGGCGATTTTTTCGCGCCGGCGccaaaaaacggcccagtcgcgtcccaggagtccgattttcgctggcctgggccgaaaacagcgccggcggacccaggccgaacccggcgcgctggggggtgcccgggggcgccggggcgagctgttttggcgcgaaaagccgcgggccagccgcgtcagcgacacggcgcctcgtcttcccccaacggcctcggttcccatgggaaatcaatggcaaggctgccgccggtcagccttaccattgattcctcacgggcggcgcgtctcggagcggcgcgccgacgcctcccctccctcgcgcGCGTACACACGGCACGGAGCGGCTATAAAAGCCGGCGGTTCTCGCCGGTGCCCACACCAGACtcgcccctcgtcgccgcccaGCCCCTCTCTCCCCGTCTCCGTCTTCCTCTCCCGAGCGTCAccggcagcccctctctctctccctctctaccATCGCCGAGCCTGTCGCCATGGCAGAGCGCTtccccggagacgaggcggcggcgaacggcttcggccggcgttcgctccgcgaacaggagtcctggctcctgttccaggcgaacatcccgacgccgccggacatgcgcgccgggccgacggggtggCGGCTCAGCGACGGGGGAGTGCCTGTTCCCCCGTTACCCGACGCCGTGGCGAAGCCCACGTACTTCGCCGAGGAGGTCGAGGTCGCGCGCACCTCCCTGACCGACGATGAGCGCTCCCTCCCCCATTACGCCGCCGGCAATCACGCGGCATGGGCGGCGTACTTCcagcgccgccagcagcagcgcCTGGCCTCCACCAACGACGCGCCGGTGGTCGGCGGCGTGAAGAACAGCGTggggcgccacctgtggtggggcgtcccgGGCCGCACGCTGGAGGACGTGCTGACGCACCTCGACGGCGGCAACAACCCGCCGTTGACCTATCCTGCGATGGGGGCCGCCCTGTCGCAACACCGACGCgcatgggcgccaaggaggttctCCTCCTCCTTGTCTTCCTCCTCTCGCTCATCTTCCCACTCCTCCGATTCTCCGGCGCttctcggcgtcaaggccgagcccatGGCGGAGACGCCAATCGGCCGGCGCAGTCGCAGcgtcggcatcgtcatcaacgagggcggccggcgcgccccctcctcgccggctcctccgcgcttcgtcaagccgAAGATGGAGCCAGGGCTGgcgccggtgaagacggagccggggctggcaccggtggaggcggagttcgacgacgacgacgcggccctagaatgggcgcgccaggactccattgcgatggagaaggcgcgccgggagaaggagaaggagcgCCAGCGCGCCGCCCTGCGCCGCTTCGAGGAGCGCCGACGCGGCCGCGTTGAAGACGGGGTCGTCGTCTTatgcgacagcgacgacgacgatgacgcgCCGCCGCCAGTCCGCCATGGTgacgccgggcaggggtccagcaggggcgcccgcgtcaaggaggagaaggccgacgacgacgatggcggcgacggcggcgacgactTCAGCCCTTTTCTTTTTTAGATTAGGTTAATGTAATGAAAATGCGCAAATTTCACCGAAATTTGCCATGTTTGGCCGAAATTTAACTAGTTTTTATCATAACTTCGCCGAACGGTCCTTTTTTTTAATACGTGCCTGGGGGCCGACGGCTTGGGACCGACTCACCCCAGGGCCAttttttgcgccggctcacccccaggcggCGCTTTTAGACGccccctggggggccaacggctggagatgccctaaatAAATATTAGTGTTATCTTTGGTTAACTAAAATTAACTCCTAATATATATTAAATGTTTTCATTAAGCTTGCAGGTACACATTCTTACGGTGAGAGCCACAATTAACGGGTGTACATTTGTACACCCATATCTTGGTGTGGCTTCGCCCCCCTTACTCCCAAAGCCTGATGATAGATGGTTTGGGCTGGACATCATGGACCTGGTGACGGGTTCAAGCCCCTTTTCAGGCCACGATGAACCCATTTCTAGCATGAGCCTCTCTCGGTGATCACTACCAGTTCGGCAAATCGTGGAACTCATAGTTTAGCTAAAATTTCTCTTCTTTAGATCAGAAGCGCCATGTGTGGCTGATTCAACCCCATGGACAAACTTGTGTCCCACGAACTGTGGCTTTTGATAAATCAAAGTTTGATTTCACCCCTAAAAAAACAAGAGGAGCCAAATAAAGATCTAGAAAGAAGTAAAGACTAAAGACCAAGAAGCCAATCAACCCAGAAGAATTATCGCTTGCATTCTCCTCATGTAAATTTGAGCAAGACCAGAAGCCACGAACCGACAAATTGTTGTTCCAAGATTTTTCTTACCTGAAGCAAGATACATTCAAAACAGACACTAGTACAAAACAAGTGCCTCCCATGTCCACTCAATTCTCAGCAACTAGTCTAGATGACTCATCCCACTAAGATGACCTAACAACATTCTCCTGACTCATATTCCTATGTATTCTCCTCTCCTCTCCCAGGAGGAAAGAACCAAAAATGGTTTCTGATATCTACATGATAATGTAATGTAATGTAATGTAACATCCCCTCACACTTCCATGGTGTATATATCATCATCATCAAGCAGCTAAATTAATTAACTAACCAATAAAAAATGGGGCAGGCAGAATAAATGAATGGCTAACTATCTATCATCAAGACTCAAAACTTTGCGAGCTGGAGCGCGAGCTCGGTGACGAGCCTGTCGAGCACGGAGTTGGCCACCAGGCTCGCCACCTGGTCGGCCTCTCGCCGGAAGTTGCTCCAGCGCTCCGCCTTGCCCAGGTCGCTCGACAGCACGGCGTCGACGTCGACCTCCACGCCGGACTGCGGCCGCTCGTCTAGCTTGCGGCCCACCCTGGACCGCAGCTCCCTGAGGGCGCGGTCGCCGACGGGCTTGGGCCGCTGGAAGGAGGAGAAGCGGGGCTGCCTGGACTCGCCGGCGGCGTAGTCCTTGTACACGTCCAGCAGCGCCTCGTTCGTCAGGTCGAACAGGAGCAGCTCGTCGGCCGACATGTCGGTGAAGTCGATGGCCGCCGCCGCGGCGTCGTAGTGCTGGCAGTCGTCCTCCTGGAGCGCGGCGCGGTTCTGCGAGCGCCAAGCTTCGAACAGCGCCTCGTCGCGGAAGCTCGACTTGTTGAATATGTCGTTGACGTACGCCAACTCGGCCTCGTTCTTTGGATCATCTGCTGCTTCTTGGAGAGCGTTGAGGTCGGTGAGGTTGTTCTCCTGAAGCATGCTCTCCAGAGTCGATGAGCTAGTTGGTAGTGTGACAGAAGTGCTAGCATCGAGACCATCATCATTATCAGCCAAATGGCCATGTGCTTCATTTGAATGGACAGTTTTTTCCACCAGCGACGAATCTGCGAAACAAACGAACAGGAAAAAGAGATTAAAATAAGAAGTTACGCGGATTCCATAGTAAATTCAAGAATTTTGATCGTTAATTTCATTGATGACTCAGTAATAACTTCATCGTATTTTATAAGTAAATTTCAATTGCTGCTTGTTTGGAATGCCATTCTGAAGTTTCTTTTTTTTTAAGTATAGAAGGGTaaaattcaaaataaaataaaatatagaAGGCTAATGCAGGTTCTGCATATGTACTAGATGAAAATCTCACCATTCAGCATTGTTTGGTTCTCTGAACTAGCAGCAGGATGGTCTGAGAAGGCCACGTCCAGAACAGAGGTTGGACTTTCAGTTTCTTGTTCACAGCATAAATTTAACTCATCTTCAGTATCTCTATTGGAGTCAGGGACACAGCTAGTACCTTTGACTGATTTCAAAGAATCAAATGAATGGATCTGATTGTCTTCAGAGATTGTTGCCAGTTCTTCTGCAATGTCGATGTCTTCTGAAGGTTGGGTGATGCATGACTGAATTTGATCATCAGAAGGTGGCACTTGCTGTTCTGCAATGTCGACGTCTGCTGATTGCAGAAGACTAAGAAGAGTGCATGGATCAGCTCCAGTTGACGAGTGAATAAGATCATCATCATTACAGGTTGTTGCATGTTCTTCTGGGATGTCAACTTCAGATGCTGAAGGGTCGGTACACAGCTTGGCTTGGGTCGATGAGAGAACCTCCAGATCATCATCATAAGTTGCAGCTTCTTCTGAAACATCAACCATCTCTGAAGAAGCTAAAGGAGCTTGTTCTTCTGAAACATCAACCACCTCTGAAGCTAAAGGAGCAATACATAAATTGTCTTCAGTCGATGATTCCACGACGTCGCACTCGCTCAACAACTCTTCAAGTGACACAGGATCCTCAGAGCCACCAGCAACCTCATTACAAGAACCCTCATCCACAGCAAGTTTCACATCTCCAACTATTTCCTCTGGAACTTCTGGTGCCAATGTGTCTTCTGGAATCACAAGAAATTCAGCAAGTCTAACCACACTTTTTGATCTGAGCTGAGAAATGGAAGTTCTCTGCAGTGCAGTTGCTGCACCAAGGCCATCCAAAGAGTGATCCCTAGTGGACTTCGAGCTTGTCAGCAGCCTTTTGGATTCACTGCTTGAAATGGAATCAAGCAAGTGAGAGTAACTCTCCAGTGATTCAGATAGGGAACGCGAACGTCGAAAACCGCTGTTCCCATGTCTCTTTGCAGCAGTACCAATGCAGGGTTTCAGACCATCCCTGTCATATGTGGCAGAGGCTGATCGAGGAAGTTCTTGTCTAATGTTATCTCCAGAAAGCCTCTGCCCATAGGGTACCTTGTGAAGAATCCCATCCATGGAGATGCTACGGTGGCTCTTCCGTTTCACATGGTCAGTACCAGAACCATCCAGGTTGCTTAACGTATCCTGTTGCAAGTTTGTACTGGTGTCATTTGGTAGTGACAGTTTAGCGTCGTGTGAAGAACTGTCACCATTGGCAGCTGACTGACCATTCAGAACATAGTCATTGTTTTCCAAGTAATGTATCGAAAGGGTGCGCagcagctttggtccaacaggaagcatctTCTCTTTCTGATCTTCCTTTCCGTACAATTTTCTTGAAAATAATGACTTCAGACCCGACTTACCAGAACTCTTTTTTGAACCCTTGTGTTTATTTTTAACCTGAAATACAAGAAAATTGATGGAATATGATCAGTTCACATCTCCAAATCCAAAGGAAAACTAGTTGTCTGTGTGCAAGTAATCTGGAGGACAGAATTACTTGTAAAAACTGCTTATATGTAATGCAGTAGCAGCACGCAGATCATCATATATTTATGCTTATAAAATAATTCATGCACTTGCCTAAACAATCCATCAGATGTATTAGTACAATGAGTAGAGGTGATTTAAGTTTATGTACACACTAGATGCTGACACAAATATACAATAATTTATATACTGATATACATAAAGAGAAGGACCAATGATGCATATGATTTTAGTTCATTTCTCTTAAACTGTAACCAGAGGACGAAAATGGACTACTGGATACAAATGAAAAAATTAACAGAGACATCAGTACTAGTATTCAAGTATCAAGAGAACTCTGGAAGTTGATAATCAAGGTGGGTAATTGGTATATACTTTAGTGTTTTTGTACTCATCTATGACAGCTCTCTGCTCATCCATGACACCACTGTCTTCGTCTTTGAATGGAACATAGCAACCTCGAAGCCTACTTCCTGCAGTCAATTTCACGGTCAATAAAATTACAACATATTGTTTAGGCGCATAAGCTGTCATACTTGTAGATATTTCAGGTCAAGGTGTAGAGTTCTAATTCTTCAGGTTCAGTACACTAAGTGCTAAACAGTAACTTCCCAACGTACGAGTTTATATTTTATCATTGTTTAAAAACTTTCCTGCTTATGAGTTTATATTTTATCATTACTTATAAAAGGTCAAATGGAAAAATCAAAGTATTTGAATACATGAATGACAACCACAACTGTACTCCTATTGTTTTTTCGGTGAATCAAATCAATTTACTCAAGGATGCTCAGTTGCGGTTAAAGAACAACCCCAACTTACCACCAGTGCTTTTTTCCTTACCATGTTTCTTGTCAGAGATCATCTTCTTCGTGGACCGTAGGCGCCGGCGAAGGCCAAACAACTCAAGAAAGCTCCATCGGCCCCCCATTTCCTTCCTTCCATAAAACCCAGAGTCCTGAGGGTGCAACAGCTGGGCCATTTGTCCTGGGCCCGGCAGCATAAAAGAGGAATGAATGATTCCTTATGAGCAGAGCACCACCCGCGCCGATTATGGAACAGTGCCTCGACTTCAGTTAGGTCTGTGACCTGTCATGAACATAATGGACAGTGATTAACAACCTATCAAAGCACATACCTAATGACTTTTCCAACTCCAAACAGATCATTGCCTCCAGACCATAATGGAAAAGAGTATGGCCGAACAGATTTAGTACACATAAAGATGGTGCCTAGCCAAGTATCCACAAAGATCCGCAGGGCAAATGAAGGTCTTAATCATGAGGAAAGGCATAAAGTAACAGAGTACTGACGAACAAGCGAATAAGAAGTAACTTAAGAGGGTCGTTTGCGCCTTTTCTAGATTAAAAAGGGGGGTCAATGATGGTGATGTAAACACCCATCTTTCCTAAAACATGCACACAGACACCCACCAAACTGCAACCGAACCATTTCTGAAGACACGCCAGATAAACAATGCCTGTCTGTATCCTTGTTAGTTAGTGTCTGAACCACTAATCAATCATTAGACGACCGCGAAATAAAACTATAGTAGTTAGGAAGAGCCACTTTAGTGAAGAAGAATATTGCGATTTCCTTCTTTCAT from Triticum urartu cultivar G1812 chromosome 3, Tu2.1, whole genome shotgun sequence encodes:
- the LOC125542657 gene encoding uncharacterized protein LOC125542657 isoform X2, encoding MLPGPGQMAQLLHPQDSGFYGRKEMGGRWSFLELFGLRRRLRSTKKMISDKKHGSRLRGCYVPFKDEDSGVMDEQRAVIDEYKNTKVKNKHKGSKKSSGKSGLKSLFSRKLYGKEDQKEKMLPVGPKLLRTLSIHYLENNDYVLNGQSAANGDSSSHDAKLSLPNDTSTNLQQDTLSNLDGSGTDHVKRKSHRSISMDGILHKVPYGQRLSGDNIRQELPRSASATYDRDGLKPCIGTAAKRHGNSGFRRSRSLSESLESYSHLLDSISSSESKRLLTSSKSTRDHSLDGLGAATALQRTSISQLRSKSVVRLAEFLVIPEDTLAPEVPEEIVGDVKLAVDEGSCNEVAGGSEDPVSLEELLSECDVVESSTEDNLCIAPLASEVVDVSEEQAPLASSEMVDVSEEAATYDDDLEVLSSTQAKLCTDPSASEVDIPEEHATTCNDDDLIHSSTGADPCTLLSLLQSADVDIAEQQVPPSDDQIQSCITQPSEDIDIAEELATISEDNQIHSFDSLKSVKGTSCVPDSNRDTEDELNLCCEQETESPTSVLDVAFSDHPAASSENQTMLNDSSLVEKTVHSNEAHGHLADNDDGLDASTSVTLPTSSSTLESMLQENNLTDLNALQEAADDPKNEAELAYVNDIFNKSSFRDEALFEAWRSQNRAALQEDDCQHYDAAAAAIDFTDMSADELLLFDLTNEALLDVYKDYAAGESRQPRFSSFQRPKPVGDRALRELRSRVGRKLDERPQSGVEVDVDAVLSSDLGKAERWSNFRREADQVASLVANSVLDRLVTELALQLAKF
- the LOC125542657 gene encoding uncharacterized protein LOC125542657 isoform X3; this encodes MLPGPGQMAQLLHPQDSGFYGRKEMGGRWSFLELFGLRRRLRSTKKMISDKKHGKEKSTGGSRLRGCYVPFKDEDSGVMDEQRAVIDEYKNTKVKNKHKGSKKSSGKSGLKSLFSRKLYGKEDQKEKMLPVGPKLLRTLSIHYLENNDYVLNGQSAANGDSSSHDAKLSLPNDTSTNLQQDTLSNLDGSGTDHVKRKSHRSISMDGILHKVPYGQRLSGDNIRQELPRSASATYDRDGLKPCIGTAAKRHGNSGFRRSRSLSESLESYSHLLDSISSSESKRLLTSSKSTRDHSLDGLGAATALQRTSISQLRSKSVVRLAEFLVIPEDTLAPEVPEEIVGDVKLAVDEGSCNEVAGGSEDPVSLEELLSECDVVESSTEDNLCIAPLASEVVDVSEEQAPLASSEMVDVSEEAATYDDDLEVLSSTQAKLCTDPSASEVDIPEEHATTCNDDDLIHSSTGADPCTLLSLLQSADVDIAEQQVPPSDDQIQSCITQPSEDIDIAEELATISEDNQIHSFDSLKSVKDHPAASSENQTMLNDSSLVEKTVHSNEAHGHLADNDDGLDASTSVTLPTSSSTLESMLQENNLTDLNALQEAADDPKNEAELAYVNDIFNKSSFRDEALFEAWRSQNRAALQEDDCQHYDAAAAAIDFTDMSADELLLFDLTNEALLDVYKDYAAGESRQPRFSSFQRPKPVGDRALRELRSRVGRKLDERPQSGVEVDVDAVLSSDLGKAERWSNFRREADQVASLVANSVLDRLVTELALQLAKF
- the LOC125542657 gene encoding uncharacterized protein LOC125542657 isoform X1; the encoded protein is MLPGPGQMAQLLHPQDSGFYGRKEMGGRWSFLELFGLRRRLRSTKKMISDKKHGKEKSTGGSRLRGCYVPFKDEDSGVMDEQRAVIDEYKNTKVKNKHKGSKKSSGKSGLKSLFSRKLYGKEDQKEKMLPVGPKLLRTLSIHYLENNDYVLNGQSAANGDSSSHDAKLSLPNDTSTNLQQDTLSNLDGSGTDHVKRKSHRSISMDGILHKVPYGQRLSGDNIRQELPRSASATYDRDGLKPCIGTAAKRHGNSGFRRSRSLSESLESYSHLLDSISSSESKRLLTSSKSTRDHSLDGLGAATALQRTSISQLRSKSVVRLAEFLVIPEDTLAPEVPEEIVGDVKLAVDEGSCNEVAGGSEDPVSLEELLSECDVVESSTEDNLCIAPLASEVVDVSEEQAPLASSEMVDVSEEAATYDDDLEVLSSTQAKLCTDPSASEVDIPEEHATTCNDDDLIHSSTGADPCTLLSLLQSADVDIAEQQVPPSDDQIQSCITQPSEDIDIAEELATISEDNQIHSFDSLKSVKGTSCVPDSNRDTEDELNLCCEQETESPTSVLDVAFSDHPAASSENQTMLNDSSLVEKTVHSNEAHGHLADNDDGLDASTSVTLPTSSSTLESMLQENNLTDLNALQEAADDPKNEAELAYVNDIFNKSSFRDEALFEAWRSQNRAALQEDDCQHYDAAAAAIDFTDMSADELLLFDLTNEALLDVYKDYAAGESRQPRFSSFQRPKPVGDRALRELRSRVGRKLDERPQSGVEVDVDAVLSSDLGKAERWSNFRREADQVASLVANSVLDRLVTELALQLAKF